The following proteins are co-located in the Telopea speciosissima isolate NSW1024214 ecotype Mountain lineage chromosome 9, Tspe_v1, whole genome shotgun sequence genome:
- the LOC122639641 gene encoding xylose isomerase isoform X2 has protein sequence MKCAEILLLLLCLEVVRFSAFASPPSTCPADLGKECSGSGSDEWEGEFFPGIPTIKYEGPSSKNHLAFKWYNAEEEILGKKMKDWLRFSVAFWHTFRGSGADPFGAPTKFWPWEDGTNSLAMAKRRMRANFEFIEKLGVGFWCFHDKDIAPDGKTIEETNANLDEVVALAKELQGSKFQLLWGTAQLFLHPRYMHGAATSSEVGVYAYAAAQVKKALEVTHYLGGQNYVFWGGREGYQTLLNTDMERELNHLARFFEAAVAYKKKIGFKGTLLIEPKPQEPTKHQYDWDAATAANFLRKYGLVGEFKLNIECNHATLSGHSCHHELETARINGLLGNVDANTGDPQIGWDTDQFLTDIGEATLVMLSVVRNGGIAPGGFNFDAKLRRESTDVEDLFIAHITGMDTMARGLRNVAKLIEDGSLPDLVRKRYESFDTEIGALIEAGKADFELLEKKALEWGEPKVASGKQELAEMIFQSAL, from the exons CTTCTTTGCTTGGAAGTGGTTCGCTTTTCAGCT TTTGCTTCTCCTCCATCAACTTGCCCTGCTGATCTTGGAAAGGAATGCAGTGGCAGTGGTTCTGATGAATGGGAAGGGGAGTTCTTTCCCGGAATCCCCACAATTAAGTACGAG gGTCCTTCTAGCAAGAATCATCTGGCATTTAAATGGTATAATGCGGAGGAAGAGATTCTTGGAAAGAAAATGAAG GATTGGCTGAGATTCAGTGTTGCCTTCTGGCACACATTCCGTGGATCAGGAGCTGACCCATTTGGTGCACCCACAAAGTTTTGGCCATGGGAAGATGGTACCAATTCATTAGCAATGGCCAAAAGAAGGA TGAGAGCCAACTTTGAGTTTATAGAAAAGCTTGGAGTTGGATTTTGGTGCTTCCATGATAAGGATATTGCACCAGATGGTAAAACCATTGAG GAAACTAATGCAAATTTGGATGAAGTGGTAGCTCTTGCAAAAGAGCTTCAG GGATCCAAATTCCAACTTTTGTGGGGCACAGCTCAGTTGTTCTTGCATCCACGCTACATGCATGGAGCTGCCACTAG CTCTGAAGTAGGTGTTTATGCATATGCTGCAGCTCAAGTCAAGAAAGCCTTGGAG GTTACACATTATCTTGGAGGACAAAATTATGTTTTTTGGGGTGGTCGGGAGGGTTATCAGACTCTCTTGAACACGGATATGGAAAGAGAACTTAATCACTTG gCAAGGTTTTTTGAAGCTGCTGTAGCTTATAAGAAAAAGATCGGGTTCAAAg GGACTCTACTGATTGAACCCAAACCTCAAGAACCTACTAAACACCA GTATGACTGGGATGCTGCTACTGCAGCTAATTTTCTAAGAAAATATGGCC TTGTAGGAGAATTTAAGCTCAACATTGAGTGCAACCATGCCACCCTTTCTGGTCACAG CTGTCACCATGAACTTGAAACTGCAAGAATCAATGGGTTACTAGGAAATGTTGATGCAAACACTGGCGATCCCCAAATTG GTTGGGATACGGATCAGTTCCTTACagatataggagaggcaacctTAGTGATGCTTAGTGTGGTCAGAAAT GGAGGGATTGCACCAGGAGGATTCAACTTTGATGCAAAATT ACGGAGAGAGAGTACAGATGTTGAGGACTTATTTATTGCTCATATAACTGGAATGGATACCATGGCACGTGGACTTCGAAATGTTGCCAAGCTGATTGAG GATGGTTCTTTGCCTGACCTTGTCCGCAAACGGTATGAGAGTTTTGACACTGAAATTGGGGCTCTAATAGAG GCTGGCAAGGCTGACTTTGAGTTGCTTGAGAAGAAAGCCTTGGAATGGGGAGAGCCAAAGGTTGCTTCTGGCAAGCAG GAACTTGCGGAGATGATCTTCCAGTCTGCATTATAG
- the LOC122639641 gene encoding xylose isomerase isoform X1 codes for MKCAEILLLLLCLEVVRFSAFASPPSTCPADLGKECSGSGSDEWEGEFFPGIPTIKYEGPSSKNHLAFKWYNAEEEILGKKMKDWLRFSVAFWHTFRGSGADPFGAPTKFWPWEDGTNSLAMAKRRMRANFEFIEKLGVGFWCFHDKDIAPDGKTIEETNANLDEVVALAKELQGSKFQLLWGTAQLFLHPRYMHGAATSSEVGVYAYAAAQVKKALEVTHYLGGQNYVFWGGREGYQTLLNTDMERELNHLARFFEAAVAYKKKIGFKGTLLIEPKPQEPTKHQYDWDAATAANFLRKYGLTGEFKLNIECNHATLSGHSCHHELETARINGLLGNVDANTGDPQIGWDTDQFLTDIGEATLVMLSVVRNGGIAPGGFNFDAKLRRESTDVEDLFIAHITGMDTMARGLRNVAKLIEDGSLPDLVRKRYESFDTEIGALIEAGKADFELLEKKALEWGEPKVASGKQELAEMIFQSAL; via the exons CTTCTTTGCTTGGAAGTGGTTCGCTTTTCAGCT TTTGCTTCTCCTCCATCAACTTGCCCTGCTGATCTTGGAAAGGAATGCAGTGGCAGTGGTTCTGATGAATGGGAAGGGGAGTTCTTTCCCGGAATCCCCACAATTAAGTACGAG gGTCCTTCTAGCAAGAATCATCTGGCATTTAAATGGTATAATGCGGAGGAAGAGATTCTTGGAAAGAAAATGAAG GATTGGCTGAGATTCAGTGTTGCCTTCTGGCACACATTCCGTGGATCAGGAGCTGACCCATTTGGTGCACCCACAAAGTTTTGGCCATGGGAAGATGGTACCAATTCATTAGCAATGGCCAAAAGAAGGA TGAGAGCCAACTTTGAGTTTATAGAAAAGCTTGGAGTTGGATTTTGGTGCTTCCATGATAAGGATATTGCACCAGATGGTAAAACCATTGAG GAAACTAATGCAAATTTGGATGAAGTGGTAGCTCTTGCAAAAGAGCTTCAG GGATCCAAATTCCAACTTTTGTGGGGCACAGCTCAGTTGTTCTTGCATCCACGCTACATGCATGGAGCTGCCACTAG CTCTGAAGTAGGTGTTTATGCATATGCTGCAGCTCAAGTCAAGAAAGCCTTGGAG GTTACACATTATCTTGGAGGACAAAATTATGTTTTTTGGGGTGGTCGGGAGGGTTATCAGACTCTCTTGAACACGGATATGGAAAGAGAACTTAATCACTTG gCAAGGTTTTTTGAAGCTGCTGTAGCTTATAAGAAAAAGATCGGGTTCAAAg GGACTCTACTGATTGAACCCAAACCTCAAGAACCTACTAAACACCA GTATGACTGGGATGCTGCTACTGCAGCTAATTTTCTAAGAAAATATGGCCTCACAG GAGAATTTAAGCTCAACATTGAGTGCAACCATGCCACCCTTTCTGGTCACAG CTGTCACCATGAACTTGAAACTGCAAGAATCAATGGGTTACTAGGAAATGTTGATGCAAACACTGGCGATCCCCAAATTG GTTGGGATACGGATCAGTTCCTTACagatataggagaggcaacctTAGTGATGCTTAGTGTGGTCAGAAAT GGAGGGATTGCACCAGGAGGATTCAACTTTGATGCAAAATT ACGGAGAGAGAGTACAGATGTTGAGGACTTATTTATTGCTCATATAACTGGAATGGATACCATGGCACGTGGACTTCGAAATGTTGCCAAGCTGATTGAG GATGGTTCTTTGCCTGACCTTGTCCGCAAACGGTATGAGAGTTTTGACACTGAAATTGGGGCTCTAATAGAG GCTGGCAAGGCTGACTTTGAGTTGCTTGAGAAGAAAGCCTTGGAATGGGGAGAGCCAAAGGTTGCTTCTGGCAAGCAG GAACTTGCGGAGATGATCTTCCAGTCTGCATTATAG